The Carassius auratus strain Wakin unplaced genomic scaffold, ASM336829v1 scaf_tig00215703, whole genome shotgun sequence genome segment TAAGGCAATTAATCGTGCagattaaagacattttaaaaataatgatgtACAAATGGCAGCTAATTTGATGAAATATTAGTCTGCTATGAATTTGGAGAGGTTGAAACAAGCATCCATCACTAGAAGCATGCGATAATAGAGATAATAAGAGATTAGAAATGGCATTTATTCACAGATGAAACCgttttttgtaatgtagattcTCATGTACTTTAGCTGATAATCACAAGGAGGTGTTGCACGGCCAAGAGCGGCAATCGGAAAGGGGGGTCACGGCCAGACAGGTGGGATACCATCATGGGAGGCGGCTGGGGATGTGCTGACTGAGCCAGGCCAAACAAAGTATCTAAAGCGTCCAGACAATCCTGGTCCCGACCCAGACCGTCCTGGCACACAGAAAGGCCAGCTCAGTCAGTGACAAGCCCAGTCCAGGAGCCGATGAAAAGATAATTCCCCCCTCGCAGACCACATGCGGCGTGGGGCCACTTGTGAGCGCTGACAAAGCAAGATCAAGCAGAAAGGATATGAGTGGGAAACTTCAAAACCTGCTCATGTTTCTGGGCCCGTGAAAGGATTTGTATAACACATTCACTTTTGATGGACTTTCCCATGTTCCCCCAGACAGCTCTGTTGCTGCCGACGCGTCCAAATAATGAATCTCTTATGCTACTTTTTTTTCCTCCGAGCAAGGCCGTGTTCCTAGTGGTTTTGCCGGGATGCTGGGCGATCCAGTCAGTCTTGCGTCGCAGCAGAGAACAGATGGAGTACCGCTGATTCAACAGCTGCCAGGGAAACAGGTGAGTCTTCTGAAATGGAGCTAGGGATATTAGAGCAGACGGAGGGCAAGAGAGGACGAGTTTAGGGTACAGCATGCAGAACTCTGTGTAAAAGCATCATACTTACAAATACCTACAGGAAGTGAATGGATTAGATAGATTTGTAGCTTTTTCAATATATAAATGGAGGATGCTTTGATCACAGACTTAATGGCACTTCAGATCAATTTATGCTCAATACTAGTTTCAAATTTAACAGAAGCACCAACAAAAGTATCACATTTCtccttttctgtctttttcttccGACTTAATCGCATTACATTACAGAACAATAGAGCGGAATTATCTTTTGAAGTGAGTGTAATCATGCATTTCTTCTCTCGTTTCAGAAAAAGAAGCATTTCTGATGAATCCAAGGAAATTGCTCATACATTGTCTCCCTCAGGCACTGAAATGGAACGTTTGTGTGTGATTCTTTTGCTTGCATGGAAAACGTTCATAGTGGATGCGCAATTCAACGGGTTCAACTGTGATGCCAACTTCCACAGCCGCTTCCCCGGTGAATGAGTACTTGCATTTTTGGGCGAGCATTTAATCAATGACgtgtaattaattatatattattccCTCTCAACAGCCGAGCGGGACATCAGCGTGTATTGTGGAGTGCAAACCATAACGCTAAAGATTAATTTTTGTCCGGTGCTTTTTTCTGGCTACACCGACATTGACCTGGCGCTGAACGGGCATCACGGCGATGCCCACTGCCGAGGGTTCATCAACAACAACACGTTCCCAACAGTCGTGCTGTTCAGCATCAGTCTCAGCACGCTGGAGGCTTGCGGAAACTCACTTGTGGTAAGAAACCGGTTTTCGCCATTTTTAAGGGCCTGCATAGAGGGCACTGACCCATGACAGAATAATTTACTTACATTAGCCCTCAAATGGCCCAGAACTTTAATTTCAGGTCCGGTCGTTAGtaagaaaaacacatttgttacagTAAATGCTAAACTACAGCTTGTGTTTGAAGAGACAGTATACTCTATGACAATTTGCCTGTAATAAATGAAGAACATCTGCAGGTGAGGTGGATTTAGCTTCGGCTGGATGACagcagagatccggcattgataAAAGAGCTGAAGATTAGAGAGGTGAAGGTACATTAGTTTTAGGAAGAGCAATAACACCTTAGTTCCTTTGTGTCTGTAGGTCTCCACGGCTCAGGGGCCCAACGCCTATGGGAATCTCTCCTTGGTCCAAATTGGGAATATAGCAGGATACATTGACACTCCGGATCCCCCGACGGTCATCAGCTACCTACCTGGACTTCTTTACAAGTTCAGTTGTAGTTACCCTCTGGAATACCTGGTCAACAACACACAGCTTGCTTCGTAAGTCGACTTCATCACTGttatattgcattgcatttcaaTCCAATGCATTATTGTGCCCTTTTTTAATTCATGCTAAATTTTTTCACAGAATTTCGATGGAAGATAAAACAGTCCCAAATGGTCTGTTGTGAAATGTTTAGCACTTATTGTTAAGCTTTAACGAGCTAAATTGTGAGGCATAATTAAATTAGTATGCACAACGAATATGTTGTAAAACCTAATGCACGGCTGATTACAAGGACATCAGATAGTAAATCAGGAAAAACTATTACACAAGTTTTCCTTTCAGACGTTAATTGgcctgaaaaatatatttatcatgttttaatAGCTTCTTTTGTTCGCAGGTCGGCTGCAGCGATATCAGTGAAGGACAGCAATGGCACGTTTGTGAGCACGCTGAATTTACTTCTATACAACGTGAGTATATGTAGAACATCAGCACCGTTTCTAATTAAGTATTTGTTTAGTTCTATATaaatagacaatttttttttttctattttgcttgtttctaatacaggcttcttaagttttattcttaatttttattatataatataatataatatatatatatatatatatatatatatatatatatatatatatatatatatatatatatatattatagtgtatatataatgttattttgctatacttataagaatgcatttaaaataagaatatatttaataactttattgtgtgtgtgtaaatcattagattttttttttataaatataagatataaaaatatattttaagcaaatatttttttttttttttttgagcacatGTGTGTGGAATCCTTACCTGTGGTGTTCAATATTTAAGGATTCCTCATACGTCCATCATCTTGCCATCCCAGTATCTGGACTTACTCTGAAGACGCGAGTGTTTGCTGCAGTAAAAGCCACCAACCTAGACAGGAGGTAAactacatatacacaaacatatcTTGGAAAAGTATCTCGCAAGGAGGCCCAAATGCAAGACATAATGCAGATATGAAACTGAAACAGTCTAAATGGTTAATTAACCATGAAATCTGATGGAGGTCAAATGTAAATTGAGACAGACACATGGTCTTTGGACTGTGTCAATGCTTTGTTAAAGCACTCTAAATGACCTCCTCTCTTATATCTGATAAATACAAAACTGGTTTAGCCCATTAAAGGAAGAATGCTGCGTGACTCAATGCCGGCCTTGTTTAAGGACAGCAATGGGCGCCACTAAAGTGGATGGCAAAGATTATTATGGGCCTTGACTAGAGACAAGACACATGACTTCTATAAGAAATAACAGTGGCTTGCTCATATAGGGCCATTTTGTATCCAGTCTCCCGCGTTTCAGTAACTTATTCACGCATATCACTCCCCACAGGTGGAATGTTCTGATGGACTACTGTTACACAACTCCATCTGGGAATCCTAATGATGGGCTCCGATACGACCTTTTCTTTGGGTAACTCCATGTTTTGTGCAGATATGAAGATTTGCTTGCATGTGGTATATAACCAGAACTGAGGCTGAATGCTAAGTGCATCTTGTCTGTGTTTCAGCAGATGTGATAAGGACCAGCAGACAACAGTGTTTGAGAATGGGAAGAGCCAGATGGGCCGCTTCTCTTTCGAGGTGTTTCGCTTTGTCAAGCACAAGAACCAGAAAATGTCCACTGTCTTTCTGCACTGCGTGACCAAGCTGTGTCGCTCTGATGACTGTCCCCTGCTCTTTCCTGTAAGGATGGCTGTTTGAAATAGTGAAACCATAGTGAAAGCGTGTCAACATGTCTAGGTCATACTTCATCCTAAAATCCTAAGAAAGAAATaagataatatatttttctcaaataaaatgattttacactgtgacaatattttttaactgatgcaatttgttattatcattattataagtactactacttctactaccAGGGAAggttatttattaataaagtttcaatttttcaattttattttttgtaatcttATGCttaccatttatttgtttaaatccaGTGAAAATACAGTGTCTAAATACTgtctaaatacagtaaaacaataatattgtgaattatataggcaatatatatatatatatatgtgtgtgtgtgtgtgtgtgtgcataatttACTCCTATGATGGCAAAGTGAATTTTTCGGTGTCTTctgtgtcacacgatccttcagaagtTTTTCTAATCAGATGATTTGATGATCAAAAATATTTATCATTCTTATCAGTTTTTTGCTGCTCAGTATTTTTGAGGAAatcatgaaaattttatttttatttataaaatcgtTTTATCTATTTATggtatttttagttttcatatagaaaaatataggaacaacactttttaatttacacggaaaacacttacatttttgaaaaacatattgACTGGTTATCAAAAACAAATCAACTTCAAGCTGAAACTGTGTTTATTActcaaatacaaatattatcaTCCTGACAGATCTGTGGTAAGAGGAAGAAAAGGAATGTGCCGGAAAGAACTGCCGAGGCTTCTGACAATGCAGTCATGACGGCTGGGCCCATCATCACCCGAATTGGTACGATATGAACTGTAATGTAGTGTTTATGTAGCTCAACTTGTAGTGCATGATTTCAACAACActcattttcaattttcaaattaTGCCTGTTATGTATATGAGACATGATTGAACCTTTCAAGGCAATACGTGTGCTCATTTCACTAAAACAATCTCCGTCTGTCCACAGATGAAACTCCCAGCAATAATTCCCAACTAGGTAAGCCTTCCTTTGTCCTCCACTTTAGGCCTTTTAAAAGGAAGCTAAATCCTTCTTTCCCAGAACTGTAGTTTTTCTGATGAAGGATAAAAGCATGCTTTACTTCCTCCAGAAAatataaaggatttttttttcctcaaaggaTGTAGCTGCTTAAAACCGTGACCAAAATAACGATGAGTCGGAGGGTTTCTGACAGAGAGAAGTTAATAGAGGGTAGAAGCAGGTGGTGTTATCAAGAAATGAACTAGACGATGGAAAGAAAGGGTGTGCGATAGAGTTTGAATGGTGGGTTACATATTGTAAGAAGTCTTCCTAacactctgtgtatgtgtgtctttcaGCACAGTTAAACAGCCCTCCATTCAAAATGAATTCAGCGACGAGTGCCTTGATTTCTGCCAGTGCGATCCTCGCCGTTATGAGCACGTGTTTCTTCATCCTGTCTATGTCACTGCTAAGAGGGAAATATACGCCACCAACACCTCTATCAGGAACTCACAACCCAACGttcagttaaacacacacatggTTTTTCAGTCAGCTAAACAATACAACAATACCTGTGTGAGGAGCTCTTCAGGTTACACATAGTCATACAGTACAGggaaataatatcataatatcacTCTACACAGCCTTTAGCTAAATACAGCTGCCTATTTTTGGTCACAAAGCATCAATACAGATACTCTCATCATCAGTGTCCTAGACACAATCCTGAACCATAAGGCAGAATTCTGATTGGaaattattctctctctctctctctctctctctctctctctcacacacacacacacacacacacacacaggataatCAGGAATAACGCCATTAAAAGATGCACTCAGTCATTTCTTtcctcattaaaatgttttacagatAAAGAAATGTCATTTTGACAAAATCATGTACACTCACATGAGATTCTTAGTCATACTGGTTGATAAACAAATCTGGGGGCTgccatgttgagatcacatgaccagctgaatAATACTGACTTCATCTCTGTAAGGTTTCTTGTTATTGTAGGATTTTGCTAATGAATTAAGTTAGTCACGGCTGATAATGCAtttctaaaactgaaaaaaattgatTTCCCCTAAATCtgcatccacaccactaggtgtcagtataagTACCAGAAGACTGActcaacataaacaaaaacatttcaagtgCCCTTTTAGGCCCAAACATGCTCTATTCATGTACATGAAGGCAGACTCTTCCAAATACAATAAATTGTGCAACGCAAATGCTTTTTCTCATCATTGCTGTAAGTGGAGCTATATGCTTTTATGCTAAGATTTCTTCTTCAGGTCAATTACTGTCATGGCGGAGTGACAGTTTAACCGCAGTCTTGGTAAGCAAGCTAGTTAAAGTCAGTGTTGATAGCAACTTAGCTGAACACATCTGGTTTAATGGCCAAGTTCTCATGTCTGCATTCATATACTTGTGTAAAGTATATTTctggctttaaagggatagtttccaTTTTTCACGTCATTCCTAacttgtatgattttctttcttttgtggaactaagaagatgttttcaaaatgtttctaGTGTCTTTTATCGttaaaatgaaagtcaatggggtccaatggtattattttggaccccactgaattTCATTGTACGTGAAAACAACAgatgaaatacattaaaaaatatattattttatgtacaacgaaggaaagaaattcatacaggtttataATCGTCCGAAGCTTAATTTTTAGATTAACTATCCCTCTGTTTATTTCATACTTTAAGATGTGACTGGTCCACCACTACATGACAGCACCACGGTTTGTTTCTGTCTAAACATCGAAAAGAATATATTGAAAGTGATCGTAGTTACACAGTGTAACACAAACATAAATAGTGTTTTTTACAAACTTATTTAATTGCACTTGTACATTAACTGATCAACAGAGGAGCAAActgtttttttaaaacttgtatttaattataaatgtcagTTGATCCAGATCTGCTGGTTCAGCGTAACTTAAAGTTAATACCTCAGCCCCTTGCTTTATTACAGGGTTTAAGATCAGTTACATGAAGAACATTAGCAAAGGTATCTTATAGACCTGCCCAACACATATTTCTAGTTCAGTGAGAATATTAGAGGCTACAGGATGGAAAGTGAGGAGTTTATTCAGCACAAAGGATCATGAGACACCAGTGATTCCAAGTACATTAcattgggggaagtcgtggcctaatggttagagggttggactcccaatcgaagggttgtgggctctagtctcgggccggacggaattgtgggtggggggagtgcacgaacagctctctctccaccttcaataccacgacttaggtgcccttgagcaaggcatcgaacccccaactgctccccgggcgccgcagcataaatggctgcccactgctccaggtgtgtgctcacagtgtgtgtgtttactgctctgtgtgtgtgcatttcggatgggttaaatgcagagcacaaattctgagtatgggtcaccatacttggctgaatgtaacTTCACTTTCACTCTAGAATAATTTGTTTGAGTTACAAGAGCTGAGAAAGAGACCATAGGGAACAAATTTAATTAAGTCAGCCAGTAACCTAGATCACTATGCTATGTGATTGAGGTTGAAGAAAAgactatttaagatatttttagttttaattaattgtatttgttttatactcATTAGAATTTATGTGTCTAAGTGATATCTAATGAACAGTAATTCTTAGCAAGTCTTAGCAGTTAGTTTCACATACTCTAATATTCAGTGttagctattttttatatttttattaaagatatTTGAATGGAATTTACGTCcaagataatttaattaaatttaacaaaccATGATATTGTCCTCCAAACCCACACTTGTATTACTTTGTAGATTTTTCTTTCCTCatttttaacaataaagtaaattcAGTTGTGTGTCTGAATATCTTATTTGCAGATTTTCCTGTAGTAATTACAAAACACACAGGGATCACAATCCATTATTGTTTTGTTGAAGAAAGCTTTTAAAGCTCTTCACAATCTTAGTAATCACCATGACTCCAGCTAAACAAAGAGCATGTATCCATATCAGACCTTTGAAGACTTCCAGGCTTATTAACTGTGACATCAGTGACAAATATTAATGGGATTGTGGCAGAATAAATGAATGGCTCAATTTAATCTGAAGAATTCTGGGTCACATAATGTCCTCTCTGGATATGAAAAACAAACAATCCATCAGAGGATAATTCCTCCTCTCCTGAGATGAGCTGAACTCAAGAAAACAAGATATATATTATCAGTACCATGGCAATCATTCAGGTACCACAgcatatatcaaaacataatgacATTTCCTTCTAAAACCATTACTGTACCATATTACTGTCAGTGTGCTTTTATGTAAGAGTATAATATATTGTATTGATTTCAAAGCTGGATGGTTTCCATAGTGACATATGACTATAACCctcttaaataaaaatacacctttGTTCTTGACATGAACTTCCTGGAAATCTCCTCATCTGCCATAAAGAAGGGTTGAGTGTCAGCATAGAATATATTAGTTCTTTTGATATGGAAGTGACCTGAGAGCACAATTCCCAAATCATCAAGGCCAAACTTTGACACATAGTTCTAATCTGAATCCAAATGACAGAATGGTGTTGAAAGCAGTATTAGTTGAAtggaaaataaatgatataaattaaatgtatataatttttttattatacagtatatactggacaactatacagtatatactatatatatatatatatatatatatatatatatatatatatatatatatatatatatatttatttatatatgtaatataatccttcaaaattcaaatatactgATACTAAAATGCCTGAACTGTCTGAAATGTACTGTGTGCCCTCGATTACTGTGATTACCTTGATTATCGCTACCTATCTCTCAAACGGTCCAATTGAGAGATAGGCCTTGTCCCAAATGGAACACTTCATGTGCCACCGTTCCATGTGTCCGTTAATTCCACGAGACCGCGAGATGTCCCATTTGTCATTTTAGTGTTCAGAAGGGTGCTCGCGAGTGCCACCTTTTCGGCCGTTATACGCCCTCGATCCTCACTTCTGCCGAGCCTGCACTGGGGAAAACTCCGCAGCAGACTGCTTCCCGACAGTCAAAGCAGCATTACGTCACAAATGTGCAGAATCAGAGGAAGATGACTAGGGTTTAGGGTAcaatttgggacagggccataggtggcggtaatgtacttataagtctgcgatccatGGTAAagcaacaagaagaagaagatgcctcaaGTGCAGGCTGTGTAGAGGCACGCAGTATAGTTCAGACAGTTTTAGtgcatcagaggtaaaaaaaaaaaatgaaaaaaaaaggatataaatactgttcagtgtcttgtgtattttttttttttttttgcatgttttagccgtgattcctatccacttgcattatatgacaacagtttgagttgaatgtctcagtttgtgttctactgaagaaacaaagtcacttacatcttggatgccctgggggtaagcagataatcataacatttctttttgggtgaactacccctttaagctTTATTAAACCCTTCTGTGATTCCCCACGGATTCACCTGAGATTTATCAGGATCTGTGGCTCTTCGCACTGAGAATGTAAAGAAAAATGCTAAAACAAAGTGATTCGTTTGCAGCTTAAAGCAAAGCCCTCTCATTACAGCGTAATCCATTGACCTTTTCACACCACTTAACAGTGTTCACACTCAATAGCTGCCCTTCAATCAAACGTGCCCTGTTTTTGGACCTCTTGATATATGTGATAACAGCATTAGTTTactaaaaaaattgtttaaagaaAGAGGCACAGGTTATGTGATCAGATAACTCTAACTTGACTGAAAATGTATAATGAGAAACCAGACTTTCAATAAAGCAGGGATGAGTATGGTTGGTGTACAGTAAAGTGACTAAATAAGCACTAATTGGGAATATCTGgtattatatgtatttgtatattttttaggGCATCAAGCTATCAACCAAACTACACACAGTAAATGACTCAAGACTGGATTGAGATATTACTGTGAAGAGATGATAGTCAAAACAAAGCCCAGGAGTGCACTTTGGTGTGCTTAATGAATCCTTTACTCACCCTTGTAATCATGTTGTCTGATTTCTGATCCATTTATTTGGTTATCCAATAATGCCCAGTGGGCTTAATTTATGAAACACAGACAGAATTAATTTTCTAGTTTACCAAATCATTCTTATGTAACTTGTTGCAACAGTTTTGTCAACATACCTTTATGAAAAACtaactgacaaaaaaacaaaacacacattttatgatagatagatagatagatagatagatagatagatagatagatagatagatagatagatagatagatagatagatagatagatagatcttttGCATTTGTAAGAACTTAGACAAAAATGGCGAAAAAACAGTCATATGGTTTGGGAAACACCTTTTCCAAAGAAAACAATGTAACCATGGAGACTGACAATCCATAAAAAACCCAAACCgaaataaacaaaaccaaaaaatatgTAGGCTACTCAGCTGCCTACCCCATCAGGTTTTTCCATCAAAACAGGCAAATGCATAAGACTCCCTTTGGTGaattatgtgtgtttgtattgtcATCCTTATTTACTGCGTTGCTAGGAATACCTTTGGAGCAACATAATGATCCCTGACATTTCGTACAGTGTCAAACTAGGGTGAAAAGAGCCATTTCTGTATTGTCTCTGCTCCCTGGAGGCACGACACTTACTCCTTGAGGTCTTGTATTAAGATGCCAAGGGTATCCGTGTTTAAGtaagtagacaaaaaaaaaaagccatttcttTGAAAGCCCACGTTGTGTTGAGTTTCAGCAAATGCCTTCAGGCGGTCAACTACGGGACTTTATTCATAAAAGGTCTGGTCCCAAACAGTAGATACACCAAACCTCTATGACCTTATTTTATTCCCGTTCCCACAAAAGAAAGTGCTCTATAAAAGGACTCCACagttcacaagatctcacaggcAGAGGATACCCAGACCAACCGCAAGCATGATCCAAGGTTTGTACGTGTCCTAGGACGAGTAACTGTGGGATATGTGCTGAGCACCTGGGATGCACCAGTGGTGACTGACTGATTTTTGAATATGGTGTATTTTCTTCCATGAACAGGCTCCCGTTCCGCAAACACCAGGAAAGATATTCTGCTCAACATCTCCCTCTTACTTTTAGCTACAAATTTAGACAAAAGTTTCCAGTTAGTGCTTAGTGACTGCGGATCAGAATACAGACGTCCAGGTATAGTTTTCATTCCTGACTGAATAACACAGGTCTACATCATAACAAGTAAGACTTCATACTGGTTTTTTGCATAACTAATCCTGTCGTTCTTGTCACCACAGAGTACACAGACATCTCTGTAGAATGTGGAACGGAGTACATCAATGTTGCTATCAAATTCTGTCCTGTCATGTACACTGGCTACAACGAATCAGAGTTAATCCTCAACAACGTCAAGAATAACCCAGACTGCAGGGCGACCCTCGATACCTCTGTCTTACCTCCCATGGCCCGATTCCGGTTCCCAATCAACTCAACCAATGCCTGTGGCAGCAACTTTGTTGTGAGTAATGGCTATAAATCAAAGTAAAGTGATACCAAAAAATCCTCAATCCTAATCAAAACTAAAGGGTCAATCTGTTTTAATGGCTTTAAATACAATACATTACCTAACTTTTCTCCACAGACAATAAGGAGTATAGGCACAGGAGTATTCTCTGACTTCTCCAACATCGAGATGGTCAACATCAGTGGAACTGTACAATCAAATGTCATCACAACAGGCACTGTGACGTATAACGCTGAGCTGAAGTACTACTACTCGTGTGCCTATCCTCTGGAGTACCTGATCAACAACACTCGGGTGGATGTGTAAGTGCTCATTTTCTG includes the following:
- the LOC113095385 gene encoding zona pellucida-like domain-containing protein 1 isoform X2, whose product is MERLCVILLLAWKTFIVDAQFNGFNCDANFHSRFPAERDISVYCGVQTITLKINFCPVLFSGYTDIDLALNGHHGDAHCRGFINNNTFPTVVLFSISLSTLEACGNSLVVSTAQGPNAYGNLSLVQIGNIAGYIDTPDPPTVISYLPGLLYKFSCSYPLEYLVNNTQLASSAAAISVKDSNGTFVSTLNLLLYNDSSYVHHLAIPVSGLTLKTRVFAAVKATNLDRRWNVLMDYCYTTPSGNPNDGLRYDLFFGCDKDQQTTVFENGKSQMGRFSFEVFRFVKHKNQKMSTVFLHCVTKLCRSDDCPLLFPICGKRKKRNVPERTAEASDNAVMTAGPIITRIDETPSNNSQLAQLNSPPFKMNSATSALISASAILAVMSTCFFILSMSLLRGKYTPPTPLSGTHNPTFS
- the LOC113095385 gene encoding zona pellucida-like domain-containing protein 1 isoform X1, which produces MERLCVILLLAWKTFIVDAQFNGFNCDANFHSRFPAERDISVYCGVQTITLKINFCPVLFSGYTDIDLALNGHHGDAHCRGFINNNTFPTVVLFSISLSTLEACGNSLVVSTAQGPNAYGNLSLVQIGNIAGYIDTPDPPTVISYLPGLLYKFSCSYPLEYLVNNTQLASSAAAISVKDSNGTFVSTLNLLLYNDSSYVHHLAIPVSGLTLKTRVFAAVKATNLDRRWNVLMDYCYTTPSGNPNDGLRYDLFFGRCDKDQQTTVFENGKSQMGRFSFEVFRFVKHKNQKMSTVFLHCVTKLCRSDDCPLLFPICGKRKKRNVPERTAEASDNAVMTAGPIITRIDETPSNNSQLAQLNSPPFKMNSATSALISASAILAVMSTCFFILSMSLLRGKYTPPTPLSGTHNPTFS